One Cyprinus carpio isolate SPL01 chromosome A16, ASM1834038v1, whole genome shotgun sequence genomic region harbors:
- the LOC109104688 gene encoding ETS domain-containing transcription factor ERF-like has protein sequence MKTPGDAGFPFPDWAYKPESSPGSRQIQLWHFILELLRKEEYHDVIAWQGDYGEFVIKDPDEVARLWGARKCKPQMNYDKLSRALRYYYNKRILHKTKGKRFTYKFNFNKLVLVNYPFIDMGSAGAAVPQSAPPVPTGPHFRFPPSTPSDLQVSEVLRSPSSEELRSPGMFSGRRIARGSVSDCSDGTSVNSEIEDGNGGVAEERVPERVAERGGGGGSGGGFRGAVHPRLSHEAMFRMYGGPGGHRGHRVSEVGGHRVHPEPLSPYTVSPLPGPGLLAPPLSPALSMTPGSHLAYTPSPSLSPMPGSIFSFNPEDMQRYLQAHTQSVYNYHLSPRAFFHYPNIIVPQPQRLDKGMSGPQGCDRGPAERPSVLNSHHSSLPPPHAHPIHHHLGEEQHHSPFKFKLQPPPLGRKQRDIQGRQASLSSTSTSGLGSSLSFGSDLSSASGSGLVSNSSSTGSLNSAGLPKIKVEPISDIESEEEVEVTDISDEEADEEFDVFPSHYHKHHHHSHHNHYPHSQKHQQPNGTDAALHPDEDLEEEVFKAPAPPPFFIPPPPSSGDGRRGNSIVKSEPVEPADMQLASSGLPQTNSQCIPLKLRFKRRWDQDQHMEEAEDKKVRGEERAGERNGMLEESGSGSGSGEAESPPPLAHHRVSAELHRATAQLSLENKEC, from the exons GGTTTCCGTTCCCAGACTGGGCCTATAAGCCCGAGTCCAGTCCTGGCTCCAGACAGATCCAGCTGTGGCACTTTATCCTAGAGCTGCTGAGGAAGGAGGAGTATCATGATGTGATTGCCTGGCAGGGAGATTATGGGGAGTTTGTGATCAAAGACCCTGATGAGGTGGCCAGGCTGTGGGGCGCCCGCAAGTGCAAACCTCAGATGAACTACGACAAACTCAGCAGAGCTCTCAG GTATTATTACAACAAGAGGATTCTACATAAAACTAAAGGAAAACGCTTCACCTACAAGTTTAATTTCAACAAGCTGGTCCTGGTCAACTACCCTTTCATTGATATGGGGTCTGCAG GAGCGGCTGTTCCTCAGAGTGCTCCACCAGTGCCTACAGGTCCCCATTTCCGTTTCCCTCCATCCACTCCTTCAGACTTGCAGGTGTCTGAGGTGCTGCGGTCCCCCAGCAGCGAGGAACTGCGCAGTCCGGGGATGTTCAGCGGCCGCCGCATCGCCCGTGGGTCTGTCTCTGACTGCAGCGATGGAACTTCTGTCAACTCTGAGATCGAAGATGGGAACGGAGGTGTTGCAGAGGAGAGAGTCCCTGAAAGAGTGGCTGAGAGAGGTGGAGGAGGCGGTAGCGGCGGCGGTTTTCGAGGTGCTGTTCACCCTCGTCTGTCTCACGAGGCTATGTTCAGGATGTACGGTGGGCCGGGCGGTCACAGAGGTCATCGAGTGTCAGAGGTTGGCGGACACAGGGTTCATCCCGAGCCTCTCTCGCCATACACCGTCTCGCCTCTGCCTGGTCCAGGCCTGTTGGCGCCACCTCTCTCTCCAGCACTCTCCATGACCCCAGGCTCTCACCTGGCCTACACTCCCTCCCCTTCCCTGTCGCCCATGCCTGGCTCCATCTTCTCCTTCAACCCAGAGGACATGCAGCGCTACCTGCAGGCTCACACCCAGAGCGTCTACAATTACCACCTGAGCCCTCGTGCCTTCTTTCATTACCCAAACATCATCGTTCCTCAGCCTCAGCGGCTCGACAAAGGCATGTCCGGACCCCAGGGCTGTGATCGTGGTCCTGCCGAGAGGCCTTCGGTGCTTAACAGCCATCACTCCAGCCTCCCGCCACCTCACGCTCACCCCATTCACCATCACCTCGGGGAGGAACAGCACCATTCTCCATTCAAGTTCAAGCTCCAGCCTCCCCCATTGGGCCGAAAACAGCGCGACATTCAGGGTCGACAGGCCTCGCTGTCCTCCACATCTACATCTGGTCTGGGTTCCTCGTTGTCATTTGGGAGTGACCTCAGTTCAGCCAGCGGATCAGGACTGGTGTCGAACTCCTCCTCAACTGGCTCGCTAAACAGCGCCGGGTTGCCCAAGATTAAG GTTGAGCCCATATCTGACATTGAATCAGAAGAGGAAGTCGAAGTGACTGACATCAGTGATGAAGAAGCTGATGAAGAGTTTGATGTTTTCCCCTCTCACTACCATAAACACCACCATCACAGTCACCATAATCATTATCCACACAGCCAAAAGCACCAACAGCCCAACGGCACTGACGCCGCTCTCCACCCAGACGAGGACTTGGAGGAAGAGGTGTTCAAAGCCCCCGCCCCTCCACCCTTCTTCATCCCTCCCCCCCCTTCCTCAGGTGATGGTCGCCGTGGTAACTCCATTGTGAAGAGTGAACCCGTGGAGCCTGCGGACATGCAGCTAGCCTCCAGCGGGCTGCCACAAACCAACTCCCAGTGCATCCCACTGAAGCTCCGGTTCAAACGGCGCTGGGATCAGGACCAGCACATGGAAGAGGCGGAGGACAAGAAagtgagaggagaagagagggcGGGAGAGAGGAATGGGATGCTGGAGGAGAGTGGGAGTGGAAGTGGGAGCGGAGAGGCAGAGAGCCCACCTCCTCTCGCTCATCACAGAGTTAGCGCAGAGCTCCACCGAGCCACGGCACAGCTGTCACTGGAGAACAAGGAGTGCTGA